The following proteins are co-located in the Paenibacillus sp. JNUCC32 genome:
- a CDS encoding SDR family oxidoreductase, with protein MRLSGKVAIVTGAASGMGKATAELFAAEGAKVVVSDLRLEAAQAVVDGIAANGGTALAVAANVAKEEEVQQLVDATVKEYGTLDILINNAGIMDNFVPAADVTDELWDRVFAINATGPMRTIRKALPIFLEKKSGVIVNIASAGGLMGSRAGASYTAAKHAVVGLTKNVGFQYATQGIRCNAVAPGGVSTNIGTTINAPNSFGMERAMAGMNLNPRAGEPEEIAKVVLFLASDEASFVNGTVVTADAGWTAY; from the coding sequence ATGAGATTATCTGGTAAAGTTGCGATTGTAACCGGGGCTGCTTCCGGAATGGGAAAAGCGACGGCAGAATTGTTTGCTGCAGAAGGCGCAAAAGTCGTGGTGTCCGACCTTCGGCTTGAGGCGGCGCAAGCCGTAGTGGACGGAATCGCAGCGAATGGCGGCACGGCCTTGGCTGTGGCCGCGAATGTTGCCAAGGAAGAAGAAGTGCAGCAGTTGGTGGACGCCACCGTTAAAGAATACGGAACACTTGATATCTTGATCAACAATGCCGGCATCATGGACAATTTCGTGCCGGCAGCGGACGTGACGGATGAGCTGTGGGACCGCGTATTCGCCATCAACGCAACGGGGCCGATGAGAACCATTCGTAAAGCATTGCCGATCTTCTTGGAGAAGAAAAGCGGAGTCATTGTGAACATTGCTTCTGCCGGAGGCCTGATGGGGTCCAGGGCAGGCGCTTCGTATACGGCGGCCAAACATGCCGTGGTCGGCTTGACCAAAAATGTCGGCTTCCAGTATGCGACGCAGGGCATCCGCTGTAATGCGGTTGCTCCGGGCGGCGTCAGCACCAATATCGGCACCACCATCAACGCGCCGAATTCGTTCGGCATGGAACGAGCCATGGCCGGCATGAACCTGAACCCGCGGGCGGGCGAACCGGAAGAGATCGCGAAGGTGGTATTGTTCCTCGCTTCGGACGAAGCCAGCTTTGTCAACGGCACCGTCGTCACAGCCGATGCGGGCTGGACTGCTTATTAA
- a CDS encoding RrF2 family transcriptional regulator — MSINKEAASKKSTMACPSTYKTFSIAVQALVTLERHSGKCSSGDIASYLHSESTLIRRVLKTLAQADLIESREGRDGGYRLRKNAHDISLAEVYSILQVHSSISDSMLDAAAGHCFAEEIKESFAGILSEIEESTLKILESRTIADIAQ, encoded by the coding sequence ATGAGCATAAATAAAGAAGCGGCCTCCAAAAAATCGACAATGGCCTGCCCGTCCACCTATAAAACCTTCAGTATTGCCGTGCAAGCGCTTGTGACCCTTGAGCGTCACTCCGGCAAGTGTTCTAGCGGCGATATCGCATCGTATCTCCACTCGGAGTCGACGTTGATTCGGCGCGTGCTGAAAACTCTTGCCCAAGCGGATCTGATTGAATCGCGTGAAGGAAGGGACGGGGGATACCGTCTGAGGAAGAATGCCCACGATATTTCGCTGGCTGAAGTATACTCGATTCTTCAGGTTCACAGCTCGATTAGCGACAGCATGCTGGACGCGGCAGCAGGGCATTGTTTTGCCGAGGAAATCAAGGAGTCCTTTGCCGGCATCTTGTCCGAGATTGAGGAGAGCACCTTGAAAATACTGGAGTCGCGCACGATCGCGGACATCGCTCAATGA
- a CDS encoding Na+/H+ antiporter translates to MEIFLMVLIFLVLIGISNMIHRFLPFIPVPLIQIALGIGVAYVQGFHHVPLNPELFMVLFIAPLLFNDGKLTPRDELWKLRSYILLLALGLVFATVFIAGPFIHWLIPAIPLSAAFALAAILSPTDAVAVGSLSGRVKLPGKIMHLLEGEALMNDASGLVAFNFAIAATVTGYFSLTKAIGSFLVIAVGGIIIGALLGFLVIWFRMLLRRLGMEDVTLHMLIIILTPFIIYLIAEEFHVSGILAVVAAGVTHAVERDRMRSASIKLRVVSDSTWSVILFTLNGLVFILLGHEIPGVVNQIWSDPAYNNGQVVGYIFLITAVLILLRFAWVWVSTNRQFKSSLLTALSGVRGALTLAAAFSIPLTLADNRPFPERSLMLFICAGVILLTLVIASVLLPLLTREKNADTATMIDPGKEARIQMLQAGLRTVREEMTDENKEEAVQLIYAYTKRLQQSHITDKSDMKEFWEATIAVRKIGLAAERSVAEAWLKEHKASTRAAELFLSSLDRVEMLLASRYKIKLLMRTLWQNLKRLLTNNEPKEVPMSPDHPDWDQYKALKLEAIRAAIVEIQAVKPAEKKEILQAVIADYRAMEHFLQNDRVWSRRKQKLSSERMELELKAIQSERNEIQSMFEQGDIDRTQASQLRMDVNYREANLFESQALVEDEGH, encoded by the coding sequence GTGGAAATATTTTTAATGGTCCTTATTTTTCTGGTTTTGATCGGGATCTCCAATATGATCCATCGATTTCTGCCGTTCATTCCGGTCCCGCTGATCCAGATCGCCCTCGGAATCGGGGTGGCCTATGTCCAAGGTTTTCATCATGTGCCGCTGAATCCCGAATTGTTCATGGTTCTGTTCATCGCGCCGCTCTTGTTCAATGATGGAAAGCTGACCCCGCGCGACGAGTTATGGAAGCTGAGATCGTACATCCTGCTGCTGGCGCTGGGTCTCGTATTTGCTACGGTCTTCATCGCGGGGCCTTTCATTCACTGGCTCATTCCGGCAATCCCGTTATCGGCGGCCTTCGCCCTGGCAGCGATACTGTCGCCTACGGACGCGGTAGCGGTAGGCTCCTTGTCGGGTAGAGTGAAGCTGCCGGGTAAAATCATGCATTTGCTTGAAGGCGAAGCTCTGATGAATGATGCATCCGGTCTGGTTGCATTCAACTTTGCAATTGCAGCAACGGTGACGGGTTATTTCTCCCTGACGAAGGCTATCGGCAGTTTTTTGGTTATCGCGGTCGGAGGAATCATCATCGGTGCATTGCTGGGATTTCTTGTGATCTGGTTCAGAATGCTGCTGCGCCGGCTCGGTATGGAGGATGTCACGCTTCATATGTTGATCATCATCCTGACGCCGTTTATCATTTACCTCATAGCCGAGGAGTTTCATGTATCCGGGATTCTGGCCGTCGTTGCGGCGGGCGTCACCCACGCAGTGGAGAGGGATCGCATGCGCTCGGCGTCCATCAAGCTCAGAGTGGTATCGGACAGCACCTGGTCCGTCATTCTTTTTACGCTAAACGGATTAGTGTTCATTCTGCTAGGGCATGAAATTCCGGGCGTCGTGAATCAAATATGGAGTGACCCTGCCTATAATAACGGACAAGTCGTCGGTTACATATTTTTGATAACGGCTGTGCTGATATTGCTGCGATTCGCATGGGTATGGGTATCAACGAACCGTCAGTTCAAATCTTCCCTGCTGACGGCCCTCTCGGGCGTTAGGGGAGCATTGACGCTGGCCGCGGCCTTCTCCATTCCGCTGACCCTTGCGGACAACCGTCCTTTTCCGGAGAGAAGCTTGATGCTGTTTATCTGTGCGGGCGTCATTCTCTTAACCCTGGTGATCGCGAGTGTCCTGCTCCCGCTGTTGACCCGGGAAAAAAATGCCGATACGGCGACGATGATCGATCCTGGAAAAGAAGCACGGATTCAAATGCTCCAGGCGGGTCTTCGCACCGTACGGGAAGAAATGACCGACGAGAACAAGGAAGAGGCAGTCCAGCTCATCTATGCGTATACCAAGCGGCTTCAGCAATCTCATATCACGGATAAGAGCGACATGAAGGAGTTCTGGGAAGCCACGATCGCAGTTAGAAAAATCGGCCTGGCGGCGGAGCGAAGCGTTGCCGAAGCATGGCTTAAGGAACATAAAGCCTCAACGCGAGCAGCCGAGCTGTTCCTATCCTCGCTTGACAGAGTCGAAATGCTGCTTGCCAGCCGATACAAAATCAAGCTGTTAATGAGAACATTATGGCAGAATTTGAAGCGCTTGCTGACAAACAACGAGCCCAAAGAAGTGCCGATGTCTCCGGATCATCCGGATTGGGACCAGTATAAGGCGTTGAAGCTCGAGGCCATTCGTGCGGCGATCGTCGAGATTCAAGCGGTGAAGCCGGCGGAGAAGAAGGAAATCTTGCAAGCTGTAATCGCGGATTATCGTGCAATGGAGCATTTTCTCCAGAACGATCGCGTTTGGAGCCGAAGAAAACAGAAGCTGAGCAGTGAACGCATGGAACTGGAACTTAAAGCGATTCAATCCGAGCGTAACGAGATTCAGAGCATGTTCGAGCAAGGCGATATAGACCGGACGCAGGCAAGCCAGCTTAGAATGGACGTGAATTACCGGGAGGCGAATTTGTTTGAGTCGCAAGCGCTGGTCGAGGACGAGGGCCATTAA